In Proteus vulgaris, one DNA window encodes the following:
- a CDS encoding carbon starvation CstA family protein, whose protein sequence is MNKNAFLKHVPWVILGIIGAFCLSVVALRRGEHVSALWIVVASVAVYLVAYRYYSLYIAQKVMKLDPTRATPSVINNDGLNYVPTNRYVLFGHHFAAIAGAGPLVGPVLAAQMGYLPGTLWLLAGVVLAGAVQDFMVLFISTRRNGNSLGEMIKKEMGPIPGTIALFGCFLIMIIILAVLALIVVKALAESPWGVFTVCSTVPIALFMGIYMRYIRPGRVGEVSVIGIVLLIAAIWFGGVIAHDPFWGPALTFKDTTITFGLIGYAFVSALLPVWLILAPRDYLATFLKIGVIVGLAVGIVILNPELKMPAVTQYIDGTGPLWKGALFPFLFITIACGAVSGFHALIASGTTPKLIANEMDARFIGYGAMLMESFVAIMALVAASIIEPGLYFAMNTPPSGLGITMPNLHELGGENTAVIMGQLKEVTVHAAATVSSWGFVITPEEILQTAKDIGEPSVLNRAGGAPTLAVGIAMVFHKIIPAADMGFWYHFGILFEALFILTALDAGTRSGRFMLQDLLGNFIPYLKKTNSFIPGVIGTAGCVGLWGYLLYQGVVDPLGGVKSLWPLFGISNQMLAAVALVLGTVILIKMKRTKYIWVTVVPAVWLLICTTWALGLKLLSDDPQMEGFFYLANEYKAKILAGGADLTAAEITNMNHIVINNYTNAGLSILFLVVVYSIIFYGFRTAMKARKNPEETAQETPYVPMPKDVKVSSGH, encoded by the coding sequence ATGAACAAAAATGCATTTTTAAAGCACGTACCTTGGGTGATCCTCGGGATTATCGGTGCTTTTTGTCTTTCAGTGGTTGCACTTCGCCGTGGTGAACATGTTAGTGCGCTATGGATAGTTGTTGCTTCTGTTGCCGTCTACTTAGTTGCTTATCGTTATTACAGTCTGTATATCGCTCAAAAAGTGATGAAACTTGACCCAACGAGAGCGACACCTTCTGTTATTAACAATGATGGTTTGAACTATGTTCCGACCAACCGTTATGTCTTATTTGGTCACCACTTTGCGGCTATCGCTGGTGCAGGTCCTTTAGTTGGTCCTGTTCTTGCTGCTCAAATGGGGTACTTACCCGGTACACTTTGGCTATTAGCTGGGGTAGTGTTGGCGGGTGCAGTACAAGACTTTATGGTGTTATTTATTTCCACACGCCGTAATGGTAACTCACTTGGTGAGATGATAAAGAAAGAGATGGGGCCAATTCCGGGTACTATCGCTTTATTCGGCTGTTTCCTTATCATGATCATCATCCTTGCTGTGCTTGCACTTATTGTTGTTAAAGCATTAGCTGAAAGCCCATGGGGTGTGTTCACTGTTTGTTCAACAGTACCAATTGCCCTATTTATGGGTATTTACATGCGCTATATTCGCCCAGGCCGTGTGGGTGAAGTGTCAGTTATTGGTATTGTTTTACTGATTGCAGCGATTTGGTTTGGTGGTGTTATTGCTCACGACCCATTCTGGGGCCCAGCGTTAACCTTTAAAGACACAACAATTACTTTCGGTCTTATTGGTTATGCTTTTGTGTCTGCATTATTACCAGTATGGTTAATTCTTGCACCACGTGACTATTTAGCAACTTTCCTGAAAATTGGTGTTATCGTTGGTTTAGCTGTGGGTATTGTGATTTTAAACCCTGAACTGAAAATGCCAGCAGTTACTCAATACATCGATGGTACTGGACCATTATGGAAAGGGGCTTTATTCCCATTCTTATTTATCACTATCGCTTGTGGTGCCGTTTCTGGTTTCCATGCTCTAATTGCTTCAGGTACAACACCTAAGCTTATTGCAAATGAAATGGATGCTCGTTTTATTGGTTATGGTGCAATGTTAATGGAATCATTCGTTGCGATCATGGCATTAGTCGCTGCATCTATCATTGAACCAGGTCTGTATTTTGCAATGAATACCCCACCATCAGGTTTAGGTATTACGATGCCGAATCTACATGAATTAGGTGGTGAAAATACAGCTGTTATCATGGGGCAGTTAAAAGAAGTTACCGTACATGCAGCTGCAACAGTCAGTTCATGGGGCTTTGTTATCACTCCAGAAGAAATCTTACAAACAGCGAAAGATATTGGTGAACCTTCTGTATTAAACCGTGCTGGTGGTGCGCCTACTTTAGCGGTTGGTATCGCGATGGTATTCCATAAAATCATTCCTGCTGCGGATATGGGTTTCTGGTATCACTTTGGGATCTTGTTTGAAGCGCTCTTTATTTTAACCGCGTTAGATGCAGGTACACGTTCTGGTCGCTTCATGCTTCAAGACTTATTAGGTAACTTTATTCCTTACTTGAAGAAAACAAATTCGTTCATTCCAGGTGTTATTGGTACAGCGGGTTGTGTAGGCTTATGGGGATATTTGTTATACCAAGGTGTTGTTGACCCATTAGGCGGTGTTAAGAGCTTATGGCCATTATTTGGTATCTCAAACCAAATGTTAGCAGCTGTTGCACTAGTATTAGGTACGGTTATCTTAATTAAGATGAAACGCACTAAATATATTTGGGTAACTGTGGTTCCTGCGGTATGGCTATTAATTTGTACAACATGGGCATTAGGTCTGAAACTTCTCAGCGATGACCCACAAATGGAAGGTTTCTTCTACTTAGCAAATGAATACAAAGCGAAGATCTTAGCGGGTGGTGCTGACTTAACTGCGGCAGAGATTACTAATATGAATCATATTGTAATCAATAACTACACCAATGCGGGCTTAAGTATTCTGTTCTTAGTGGTTGTTTACAGCATCATTTTCTACGGTTTCCGTACGGCAATGAAAGCGCGTAAAAACCCAGAAGAAACAGCACAAGAAACCCCGTATGTGCCTATGCCAAAAGACGTTAAAGTGTCCTCTGGTCACTAA
- a CDS encoding YbdD/YjiX family protein, whose amino-acid sequence MFGNLGQAGKYLGQAARMLIGIPDYDNYVQHMKDNHPDKPVMTYNEFFRERQEARYGGGDGKGGFRCC is encoded by the coding sequence ATGTTTGGCAATTTAGGACAAGCTGGAAAATATCTAGGGCAAGCTGCCCGTATGCTGATAGGTATTCCTGATTATGATAACTATGTACAGCATATGAAAGATAACCATCCTGATAAGCCAGTTATGACCTATAACGAGTTTTTCCGTGAACGTCAGGAAGCCCGTTATGGTGGTGGTGATGGTAAAGGCGGTTTTCGCTGTTGCTAA
- the yjiA gene encoding GTPase encodes MEPIAVTILTGFLGSGKTTLLRHMLNEEHGYKIAVIENEFGEVPIDDEIIGDRATQIKTLTNGCICCSKSNELEDTLLDLCDSLDRGEIEFDRLVIECTGMADPGPISQTFFSHEVICQRYLLDGIITLVDNIHAQQQLDQFTIAQSQIGYADRILLTKTDVAPASPELMARLRRINARAPVNTVIHGQIDLGLLFNVKGFMLNDNLEVKQPLFRFQPEKQDDIHSIVLKFDYPVELQKVSDVMEKLLLSFADNLLRYKGILNIKDQPNRLLFQGVQRLYSADWDRAWHEGEVRESTLVFIGIQLPEDEIRASFDALMPSTQENAH; translated from the coding sequence ATGGAACCTATTGCAGTGACGATATTGACTGGTTTTTTAGGATCAGGAAAAACAACGCTTTTGCGCCATATGCTTAATGAAGAGCATGGTTATAAAATCGCTGTTATTGAAAATGAATTTGGTGAAGTGCCTATTGATGACGAAATTATTGGTGATAGAGCCACTCAAATTAAAACACTTACCAATGGTTGTATTTGTTGTAGTAAATCGAATGAATTAGAAGACACATTATTAGACTTATGTGACAGCCTTGATCGTGGTGAAATTGAATTTGATAGGCTAGTTATTGAATGTACAGGTATGGCTGATCCCGGCCCTATTAGCCAAACATTTTTTTCTCATGAGGTGATCTGTCAACGCTATTTGTTAGATGGGATTATTACTCTTGTTGATAATATTCATGCTCAACAACAACTGGATCAATTTACTATTGCACAATCTCAAATTGGTTATGCTGATCGCATCTTATTAACAAAAACTGATGTTGCACCAGCATCACCCGAATTAATGGCTCGATTAAGACGCATTAATGCAAGAGCGCCCGTTAATACCGTTATTCATGGACAAATCGATTTAGGTTTATTGTTTAATGTAAAAGGTTTTATGTTGAATGATAACCTTGAAGTAAAACAGCCTCTTTTCCGCTTTCAACCAGAAAAACAAGATGATATCCATTCTATTGTACTGAAATTTGATTATCCCGTTGAGCTACAAAAAGTTTCTGATGTAATGGAAAAATTATTATTAAGCTTTGCTGATAATCTTTTACGTTATAAGGGAATATTAAATATTAAAGATCAACCTAATCGCTTGTTATTTCAAGGTGTACAACGCCTTTATAGTGCTGATTGGGATAGAGCATGGCATGAAGGTGAAGTTCGAGAAAGCACATTGGTCTTT